The Anoplopoma fimbria isolate UVic2021 breed Golden Eagle Sablefish chromosome 20, Afim_UVic_2022, whole genome shotgun sequence genome includes a window with the following:
- the lpcat3 gene encoding lysophospholipid acyltransferase 5 — MSAVSQWSSLNRREETFPPTSKMAAPLLANLSESLGSPEPAVRLLLSILIGYPCALVYRRFLFYQPATVIHLFHTFSGLALAAFNFGSQIYHSAVCIIVQFLMLRLMGRTVTTVLSSFTFQMVYLLAGYYYTATEEYDIKWTMPHCVLTLKLVGLSFDYYDGGKEPSQLNSDQRIAALPSVPSLLEVCGFSYFYGGFLVGPQFTMRSYQKLVAGQLSDCPGKPPNSFIPAMKRFALGFLCLVIYAIFSPYYSDSYFLTDEYDAQPFWYRCVFILLWAKVTLYKYVSCWVIAEGVCILSGLGYNGVVDGEHRWDACANMKVWVFETTPLFGGTISSFNINTNAWAARHVFKRLRFLGNKLLSHVTTLLFLTFWHGLHSGYILCFSMELFIITVERQALALVRDSPLLNKLANSALYPLIYVVQQFLHWLFMGYPLVPFCLFTYDKWFKVYSSIYFCGHVFFLVAFLIIPYIRKALVPKKELSQTKQD; from the exons ATGTCTGCCGTGAGTCAGTGGAGTTCACTGAACCGTCGCGAGGAGACGTTTCCGCCCACAAGCAAGATGGCGGCTCCCTTGCTGGCGAATCTGTCGGAGTCCTTAGGTTCCCCGGAGCCAGCGGTTCGACTACTTCTATCTATTTTAATCG GCTATCCCTGTGCTCTGGTGTACAGGCGTTTCTTGTTCTACCAGCCTGCCACAGTTATACACCTGTTCCACACTTTCTCTGGACTGGCTCTAGCAGCATTCAACTTTG GCTCTCAGATCTATCACTCTGCAGTATGCATCATTGTCCAATTCCTGATGCTGAGGCTTATGGGAAGGACGGTAACAACTGTCCTGAGCAGCTTTACCTTTCAAATG GTTTACCTGCTGGCAGGGTATTACTACACAGCGACAGAGGAGTATGACATCAAGTGGACCATGCCTCATTGTGTCCTCACACTCAAACTTGTTG GTTTGTCATTTGATTACTATGACGGCGGGAAGGAACCA TCTCAGCTGAATTCAGATCAGAGGATTGCAGCCCTGCCGTCTGTGCCCTCCCTGCTGGAGGTGTGCGGCTTTTCCTACTTCTATGGAGGCTTCCTGGTGGGGCCCCAGTTTACAATGCGCAGCTACCAGAAGTTGGTGGCAGGGCAGCTCAGCGACTGCCCTGGAAAGCCTCCCAACAG ttttATACCGGCTATGAAGAGGTTTGCTCTGGGTTTTCTCTGCCTGGTGATATATGCAATATTCAGTCCCTATTACTCCGACAGCTACTTCTTAACAGATGAGTATGAT GCTCAGCCCTTCTGGTATCGATGTGTGTTTATTCTGCTTTGGGCTAAAGTCACCTTGTATAAATATGTCAGCTGTTGGGTCATAGCG gaAGGTGTTTGTATATTATCTGGATTGGGCTACAATGGTGTGGTGGATGGTGAGCACCGGTGGGACGCCTGTGCCAATATGAAGGTGTGGGTCTTTGAAACCACGCCACTTTTCGGAGGAACCATCTCCTCCTTCAACATCAACACTAACGCCTGGGCTGCCAG aCACGTCTTCAAACGGTTGAGGTTCCTGGGCAATAAGTTGCTGTCTCATGTGACGACACTCctctttctgactttttggCATGGTCTTCACTCCGGATACATCCTCTGCTTCTCCATGGAGCTCTTTATCATCActgtagagagacag gCCCTGGCTCTTGTGAGGGACAGTCCCTTGCTGAACAAGCTGGCAAACAGCGCACTCTACCCCCTCATCTATGTAGTCCAGCAGTTCCTCCACTGGCTCTTCATGGGCTACCCCCTTGTGCCATTCTGCCTCTTCACATATGACAAATGGTTCAAG gtgtATTCGTCCATCTATTTCTGTGGTCACGTTTTCTTCCTCGTTGCCTTTTTAATCATACCATACATCCGTAAGGCACTGGTGCCTAAGAAAGAACTGAGCCAGACAAAGCAGGATTAA
- the clstn3 gene encoding LOW QUALITY PROTEIN: calsyntenin-3 (The sequence of the model RefSeq protein was modified relative to this genomic sequence to represent the inferred CDS: deleted 1 base in 1 codon) has translation MARMNFLSFFLLCLTSVANGNKANKHKPWIETEYQGIVMENDNTVLLNPPLFALDKDAPLHYAGEICGFRVHNGPSGSGSVQFEAVVLDRSTGEGLVRSKEPLDCESQREHSFTIQAYDCGEGPDGVNSKKSHKATVHVRVNDVNEFSPVFVERRYEASVPEGRLFDRIVRVEALDADCSPQYSQICFYDIITPNVPFAIDNDGNIKNTEPLDSKRQRVFTFWVTAFDCGKNRAQADAQVVVTVKPSCKPGWIGWTKRVEYTPGSGSIPLFPSLHLETCEETVWNIQATVELQTGHIGKGCDRDSYSDRSVRRLCGAVRGEVDLLPPPSPAANWTSALPTLPSSDSSLVFSFNGSNHVALVPDSVVSALSGDHFTLQLWMRRGGANIQPATTQTRGSRKDEETIVCSTVKNDDSFSHYSLSVHGCRLSLFYWPDVSAARPVKFLWKLEQVCDSEWHHLSLSVQFPSVTLYVDGVTFDPALIHDNGAIPNPAPRQRMFIGACWEPEEKQKEILNNTIPEAKDSVKYVGGYHGLLSGVTVRPGSVEPHSVVECLYACREGLDFGDLETLGSGMKVHVNPSQSVLVLEGDDIESFNRAVQQVTYRNSLRFATPGVRPLKLTTSLRCFNEESCLSLKQLEGYLVVLQPDAPQISLSGVGPHLARPAPEFEGPRGVPLFPELRIVCSLSHAVNTAAQGMEGGALMSDAVAHTLDGCEVQPLGEELNPEREELLVDMDVVRERGLEIINTTAYIAITGAESISVYEDVLRSVRYRLAKGSARFERRFRLSCSEMNGRYTSNELTLEVNFLHSLDSLYHPSHLLASQQQFLHPSHHAGELSGHTLPNPHRNSVVPGAATVIIMVCVGFLVVMVILGVFRIRSIHRRDEGARGGAKEGSSQWDDSALTIIVNPMESYESRMGISADTEGEGEEDEEVAESPEDAGDDQRIIIKKEGRDGNARRY, from the exons ATGGCCAGAATGaattttctctccttcttcctcctttgctTGACTTCGGTTGCCAATGGCAACAAAG CCAATAAGCACAAGCCATGGATCGAGACAGAGTACCAGGGGATCGTCATGGAGAACGACAACACGGTGCTGCTCAACCCCCCTCTCTTTGCCCTGGACAAGGATGCTCCACTCCACTACGCTG gTGAAATCTGTGGATTCCGGGTCCACAATGGTCCCTCAGGTTCAGGCTCAGTCCAGTTTGAAGCTGTGGTCCTTGACCGCTCCACCGGTGAGGGCCTGGTCCGGTCCAAGGAGCCGCTGGACTGCGAGAGCCAGCGGGAGCACAGCTTCACCATCCAGGCCTACGACTGCGGAGAGGGACCCGATGGAGTCAACAGCAAGAAATCCCACAA GGCCACCGTGCATGTTCGCGTTAACGACGTCAATGAGTTCTCCCCGGTGTTTGTTGAGCGTCGCTACGAGGCCTCAGTCCCAGAAGGACGTCTGTTTGACCGAATCGTGCGCGTGGAGGCTCTGGATGCCGACTGCTCCCCGCAGTACAGCCAGATCTGCttctatgacatcatcactccTAATGTGCCCTTCGCTATCGACAACGATG GTAACATCAAGAACACAGAGCCGTTGGACTCAAAGCGTCAGCGCGTTTTCACCTTCTGGGTGACCGCCTTCGACTGTGGAAAGAACCGAGCTCAGGCCGATGCTCAGGTCGTCGTCACCGTCAAGCCGTCCTGCAAACCCGGCTGGATCG GATGGACCAAGCGTGTAGAGTACACACCCGGGTCAGGCAGCATCCCCTTGTTCCCCAGCCTGCATTTGGAGACCTGTGAGGAGACTGTGTGGAACATCCAGGCCACCGTAGAGCTCCAGACCGGCCACATCGGGAAGGGCTGTGACAGAGACAGCTACTCTGACAGATCTGTGCGACGGCTGTGCG GTGCTGTCAGGGGTGAAGTagacctcctccctcctccgtctcctgcTGCCAACTGGACCTCTGCTCTGCCCACTCTGCCCTCATCTGACTCCTCTCTGGTCTTCTCCTTCAACGGATCCAACCACGTCGCGCTGGTGCCAGATTCGGTTGTCTCTGCGTTGTCAGGCGACCACTTCACCCTGCAGCTGTGGATGCGAAGGGGCGGAGCCAACATCCAGCCTGCGACCACTCAGACCAGAGGCAGTCGCAAGGATGAGGAGACTATTGTGTGCAGCACTGTCAAGAATG ATGATTCCTTCTCCCACTATTCCCTCTCTGTCCACGGCTGccgcctctctctcttctactGGCCCGACGTCTCGGCCGCACGGCCCGTCAAGTTCTTGTGGAAACTGGAGCAG GTGTGTGACAGTGAGTGGCATCATCTTTCACTCAGCGTCCAGTTTCCCTCCGTGACCCTGTATGTCGATggtgtgacctttgaccccgccCTCATCCATGACAACGGCGCCATCCCCAACCCCGCCCCCCGCCAGAGGATGTTCATCGGCGCCTGCTGGG AGCCTGAAGAGAAGCAGAAGGAAATACTAAACAACACCATCCCAGAGGCTAAAGACTCAG tgaaatatGTGGGAGGTTACCATGGCCTGTTGTCGGGGGTAACGGTGCGTCCCGGCAGCGTGGAGCCTCACAGCGTGGTGGAGTGTCTGTACGCCTGCAGGGAGGGCCTGGACTTTGGAGACCTGGAGACTCTGGGCTCCGGCATGAAG GTTCATGTGAACCCCAGCCAGTCAGTGTTGGTGCTAGAGGGAGACGACATTGAGAGCTTTAACCGTGCAGTGCAGCAAGTCACCTACAGGAACTCTCTGCGCTTTGCCACCCCCGGAGTCCGACCCCTCAAACTAACCACCTCGCTcag ATGTTTCAACGAAGAGAGTTGTCTGTCTCTCAAGCAGCTGGAGGGATACCTGGTGGTTCTCCAGCCCGACGCCCCTCAGATCTCTCTGTCTGGGGTCGGCCCTCATCTGGCTCGTCCTGCCCCTGAGTTTGAGGGTCCCCGTGGTGTCCCCCTTTTCCCTGAGCTCCGGATCGTCTGTTCCTTGTCTCATGCTGTCAACACAGCTGCAcaggggatggagggaggag CTCTGATGTCCGACGCCGTGGCTCACACTTTGGATGGCTGTGAGGTCCAACCGCTGGGGGAGGAGCTAAAcccagagagggaggagcttCTGGTGGACATGGATGTTGTGCGAGAGAGGGGACTGGAAATCATCAATACTACTGCTTATATTGCCATCACAG GTGCTGAATCCATCTCGGTATACGAGGACGTCCTTCGCTCAGTCCGTTACCGATTGGCCAAAGGCTCGGCCCGCTTCGAGAGGCGGTTCCGCCTGTCCTGCTCTGAGATGAATGGCAGATACACCAGTAATGAGTTGACTCTGGAG GTGAACTTCCTCCACTCTCTGGACAGTCTGTATCACCCTTCTCACTTGCTGGCCTCCCAGCAGCAGTTTCTCCATCCATCCCACCACGCTGGAGAGCTGAGTGGACACACCCTGCCCAATCCACACCGCAACTCAG TGGTGCCAGGAGCAGCCACAGTCATCATCATGGTGTGTGTGGGTTTcctggttgtcatggtgatcCTTGGTGTTTTCCGAATTCGCTCCATCCATCGCCGCGATGAGGGTGCCAGGGGCGGGGCTAAGGAGGGTAGCAGCCAATGGGACGACTCTGCCCTCACCATCATTGTGAACCCCATGGAG TCCTATGAGTCTCGTATGGGCATCTCTGCTgacacagagggggagggggaggaggacgaggaggttGCAGAGTCACCTGAAGACGCTGGCGACGACCAGCGAATCATCATaaagaaggag gggagggacgGCAACGCCCGCCGCTACTGA